The following are encoded in a window of Mycoplasmopsis verecunda genomic DNA:
- a CDS encoding MAGa7180 family putative nuclease, whose product MPRKYFNKKDYTIDYKNQVLILSDELYSKLHSNNQFDKYKKMGGSSIADILIKDAFKNEFSAFCHITRLKLPVLTQKYVHAGVVLEPRIFDYLREKMPNVSIENYEAAAYNYDFFASDPIIGGVPDGFLPSKNMILEIKTAQEKKKDVWEKEGVDPSYRKQAQLYSYLKGADSYAIVALFLKPELGDYEQPEEIDLAQRHMKTYPFKLNKQDALDDIKKIKDWYNFYTNTKTSPKFDLSINADQLEYLECASMEEWSNF is encoded by the coding sequence ATGCCGAGAAAATATTTTAATAAAAAGGATTACACAATCGATTACAAAAATCAGGTTCTGATTTTAAGCGATGAATTATATTCAAAATTACATTCAAATAATCAATTTGATAAATATAAAAAAATGGGTGGTAGTTCTATTGCTGATATCTTAATAAAAGATGCATTCAAAAATGAGTTTAGTGCTTTTTGTCATATTACAAGATTAAAGCTTCCTGTTTTAACTCAAAAATATGTACATGCTGGTGTTGTGCTGGAGCCAAGAATTTTTGATTATTTAAGAGAAAAAATGCCAAATGTATCAATAGAAAATTATGAAGCAGCAGCTTATAATTATGATTTTTTTGCTTCTGATCCTATTATTGGTGGAGTACCTGATGGATTTTTACCGTCAAAAAACATGATACTTGAAATCAAAACCGCACAAGAAAAGAAAAAAGATGTATGAGAAAAAGAAGGAGTGGATCCTTCTTATCGTAAACAAGCTCAATTATATTCTTACTTAAAAGGTGCTGATTCATATGCAATTGTAGCTTTATTTCTAAAACCTGAATTAGGTGATTATGAACAACCTGAAGAAATAGATCTTGCACAAAGACATATGAAAACTTATCCATTTAAATTAAATAAACAAGATGCACTTGATGATATTAAGAAAATTAAAGATTGATACAATTTTTACACAAATACCAAAACCTCACCTAAATTTGATTTATCAATAAATGCTGACCAGTTAGAATACCTTGAATGTGCTTCTATGGAAGAATGAAGTAATTTTTAG
- a CDS encoding variable surface lipoprotein, whose amino-acid sequence MKKLKSLFMTFTVASLATIPMVAASCDDKEKQPIEAISTELVTRIIDFNNTLKFIPASGVANKKPSEVVPNNFTITSDAKNKDEFTYTINKLVPVELDKDNYLKIEYSITDKINKITINPIYILYTNFNINTTQSESNEK is encoded by the coding sequence ATGAAAAAACTTAAATCATTATTTATGACTTTTACAGTAGCTTCGCTTGCTACAATACCAATGGTTGCTGCATCATGCGATGATAAAGAAAAACAGCCCATAGAAGCAATTAGCACTGAACTAGTTACACGTATAATAGATTTTAATAACACTTTAAAATTTATACCAGCTAGTGGAGTTGCTAATAAAAAACCATCTGAAGTTGTGCCAAATAATTTCACTATAACATCTGATGCAAAAAATAAAGATGAATTTACTTATACAATTAATAAATTAGTTCCGGTTGAACTGGATAAAGATAATTATTTAAAAATCGAATATTCTATAACAGATAAAATTAATAAAATTACAATCAATCCTATATATATTCTGTATACTAATTTCAATATAAATACAACTCAAAGCGAATCAAATGAGAAATAA
- the rplK gene encoding 50S ribosomal protein L11 yields the protein MAKKEIQRIAKLQFPAGQAKPGPALAGVGVNMPEFTKAFNDATRDRAGEPVPVQITVYKDKSFEFKLFTAPASFKIKQAAKIQSGAANPKTTIAATITKEQLKEIAEYKMPDLNTDDIYAAMATVAGTARQMGVLVEGYDDIFKAKAEAKAAAKAAKLAAKKEEELNSDLEDLVNTKGQAIEVNVITDEKANEGEE from the coding sequence ATGGCAAAAAAAGAAATACAACGTATTGCTAAATTGCAATTCCCTGCTGGACAAGCTAAACCAGGTCCAGCTTTAGCTGGTGTTGGTGTTAACATGCCTGAATTCACAAAAGCATTTAACGATGCTACAAGAGACAGAGCAGGCGAACCAGTTCCAGTACAAATTACAGTGTACAAAGATAAATCATTTGAATTTAAATTATTTACAGCTCCTGCATCATTTAAAATTAAACAAGCTGCTAAAATTCAATCAGGTGCAGCTAACCCTAAAACAACAATCGCTGCTACAATTACAAAAGAACAATTAAAAGAAATTGCCGAATACAAAATGCCTGACTTAAACACAGATGACATTTATGCTGCTATGGCTACAGTTGCTGGTACAGCAAGACAAATGGGTGTTTTAGTTGAAGGATACGATGACATATTTAAAGCAAAAGCAGAAGCTAAAGCTGCTGCTAAAGCTGCTAAATTAGCTGCTAAGAAAGAAGAAGAACTTAATAGTGATTTAGAAGATTTAGTAAATACAAAAGGTCAAGCAATTGAAGTTAATGTAATTACAGATGAAAAAGCAAATGAAGGAGAAGAATAA
- the rplA gene encoding 50S ribosomal protein L1, translating into MAKRVSKNLKAARESFDRTVAYDLAQAIELAKKTSYAKFDASIDLAFNLNLDVRKADQQLRGAVLLPNGTGKSVRVLVATNNVEKQKLATEAGADIVVDAQALEQRIKEDNFDFDVMVADPAMMPLLGKYGKKLGPKGLMPNPKTGTVTPTPEKAVEELKKGKANYRTDKAGIVHSLIGKASMPTEALVENAQTLISLIKKLKPAAVKGAYILNLTVSASMGPSVKIKIEK; encoded by the coding sequence ATGGCTAAAAGAGTTTCAAAAAATTTAAAAGCTGCTCGTGAATCATTTGATAGAACAGTTGCTTATGATTTAGCTCAAGCTATTGAATTAGCTAAGAAAACTTCATATGCTAAATTTGATGCTTCAATTGATCTTGCATTTAACTTAAATCTTGATGTTAGAAAAGCTGACCAACAATTACGTGGTGCTGTATTATTACCAAATGGTACAGGTAAATCAGTTCGTGTATTAGTAGCAACAAATAATGTTGAAAAACAAAAATTAGCTACAGAAGCTGGTGCTGATATAGTTGTTGATGCACAAGCATTAGAACAAAGAATTAAAGAAGATAACTTTGATTTTGATGTTATGGTAGCAGACCCTGCAATGATGCCTTTATTAGGAAAATATGGAAAGAAACTTGGACCTAAAGGTTTAATGCCTAACCCTAAAACAGGTACAGTTACTCCTACTCCAGAAAAAGCTGTTGAAGAACTTAAAAAAGGTAAAGCAAACTACCGTACAGATAAAGCTGGTATTGTACACTCACTTATTGGAAAAGCAAGCATGCCTACAGAAGCATTAGTTGAAAATGCTCAAACACTTATTTCATTAATTAAGAAACTAAAACCTGCAGCTGTTAAAGGAGCATATATCCTAAACTTAACAGTTTCAGCTTCAATGGGACCAAGTGTTAAAATTAAAATTGAAAAATAA
- a CDS encoding Cof-type HAD-IIB family hydrolase, with protein MNKKWVIFSDVDGTIYPFPDKILSDVNRSKIRELAEKNIPFVINTGNPPLPKIQRLADELNVRYLSCSNGAMIYDNVEKKVLHRELINHEKAQLIWPLALKHGVTLYYMGDDQYYMYNSNDATNEFLTTFNEYNDWIRDGRINSDLHKIEAYGESGKLKAFYDECLASGLQLDIINVLNKYIEITNIGVSKASGMKWLCDNVFQAELADVMAIGDSANDIPMFKVAGYSYAMDNADSLTKKAAKYYTSAVEQDGLAEAIDDYLYRSDFELKRAVSQQKSKKKK; from the coding sequence ATGAATAAAAAATGAGTAATTTTTAGTGATGTAGATGGAACAATCTACCCATTCCCTGATAAGATTTTATCTGATGTTAATCGTAGCAAAATAAGAGAATTAGCAGAGAAAAATATCCCTTTTGTAATTAATACAGGAAATCCGCCTTTACCCAAAATTCAAAGATTAGCTGATGAACTAAATGTCAGATACCTTAGTTGTTCAAATGGTGCTATGATATATGATAATGTAGAGAAAAAAGTACTTCATAGAGAATTAATTAATCATGAAAAAGCACAATTAATTTGACCACTAGCACTTAAACATGGTGTTACATTATATTACATGGGTGATGATCAGTATTATATGTATAATTCAAATGATGCCACAAATGAATTCTTAACTACATTTAACGAATACAATGATTGAATTAGAGATGGAAGAATTAATTCAGACTTGCATAAGATCGAAGCTTATGGAGAATCTGGCAAACTTAAAGCTTTTTATGATGAATGTTTAGCATCAGGACTTCAATTAGATATTATTAATGTTTTAAATAAATACATAGAAATTACAAATATTGGTGTATCAAAGGCTTCTGGGATGAAATGATTATGTGATAATGTGTTCCAAGCAGAATTAGCTGATGTAATGGCTATAGGTGATAGTGCAAATGACATTCCAATGTTTAAAGTTGCCGGATATTCTTATGCAATGGATAATGCTGATTCTTTAACTAAAAAAGCAGCAAAATATTATACAAGCGCTGTTGAACAAGATGGATTAGCTGAAGCTATTGATGATTATTTATATCGTTCAGATTTCGAGTTAAAAAGAGCAGTTTCTCAACAAAAATCTAAGAAAAAGAAATAA
- a CDS encoding ECF transporter S component — MKKVAMQKVQKIKIKLSDLSIFPKWTIKKMVFVAILIAISVAFTVVSAQIIPIVNIPSYKFSFIGLPVKISGFIFGPVIGVFVGIVADLISLLFVPPAGYNPIYTVATAVNGLISGIFGLYYMGFLRFAFSKEYRLNRLAIKINLLAYKYKFESASGNRKNAIQIANKIVKLNSKRQFIDQNSSNIALKNIYCVSGTLFLVLAISIIAWYIGFFVNDDIIKNGIIKNRWVLLALMTSGMTLLVIFVIVGRFAMKTEKYLVFVPIIVFCAFLELINIPILSFADLYSLGNSDTKDIFVWITQHILTSPIKIWFNVFVIYYAYMVVSKLINKNEHLSY, encoded by the coding sequence ATGAAAAAAGTAGCAATGCAAAAAGTCCAAAAAATTAAAATTAAATTATCAGATTTAAGTATATTTCCAAAATGAACCATTAAAAAAATGGTGTTTGTGGCTATTTTAATTGCTATTTCTGTTGCATTCACTGTTGTTTCTGCTCAAATAATTCCAATTGTTAATATTCCATCATATAAGTTCTCTTTTATCGGTTTACCAGTCAAAATATCCGGTTTTATATTTGGACCAGTTATAGGTGTATTTGTTGGTATTGTGGCTGATTTAATTTCACTTCTTTTTGTCCCGCCAGCTGGATATAATCCTATTTATACAGTTGCTACTGCTGTAAATGGATTAATTTCAGGTATTTTCGGATTGTATTACATGGGATTTTTAAGATTTGCATTTTCAAAAGAATACAGATTAAACCGTTTAGCTATAAAAATTAACTTATTAGCTTATAAATACAAATTTGAATCAGCTTCAGGGAATCGTAAAAATGCTATTCAAATAGCAAATAAAATTGTGAAATTAAATAGTAAAAGACAATTTATTGATCAAAACTCATCAAATATAGCTTTAAAAAATATTTACTGTGTTTCAGGAACATTGTTTTTAGTCTTAGCAATTAGTATTATAGCTTGATATATTGGTTTCTTTGTTAATGATGATATTATTAAGAACGGAATTATTAAAAATAGATGAGTGTTATTAGCTTTAATGACATCAGGTATGACTTTACTTGTAATATTTGTAATAGTAGGAAGATTTGCGATGAAGACTGAAAAATATTTAGTTTTTGTTCCTATTATTGTGTTCTGTGCATTTCTTGAGTTAATAAACATCCCAATACTTTCATTTGCTGACCTATATTCATTAGGAAATAGTGATACTAAGGATATTTTTGTGTGAATTACTCAGCATATATTAACCAGTCCTATTAAAATATGATTCAATGTATTTGTTATTTATTATGCTTATATGGTAGTGTCAAAATTAATTAATAAAAATGAGCACCTATCATATTAA
- a CDS encoding MAG1360 family OppF-related protein: MSKKILTIENIFIKKAQNSEHNKWPFANISIPWLELKYNTLNAFYISNNNTNLSFEHIVSEISRNHNAQITYFDPNTKKYWDFDKYLKFSKKNKEILKKVSYFDINEITNQEDENIPLFELWQDCQNSVTDVIKLTNLNNIYSNLDYTMKNVIFNNIKQRSTSLTNVNNYFVKTVNGIEQTLRLKLNNPSADITQEIENLIYILSNYKISVMKECFEIFKSLKNEYRTLEHGLQTSNINQQKDLIYQSQIKLKYMKMINSMSLVKVENDMKIKDLNIQINFYKQYKASLIKFSCKYIYYQISLVKKQIKILKQKRNMVDILSEEYFDLAKDILIKKLELRIWSRNFNSLKYLTENELNELKQTINSEIKLFILNNFTQEKNSYKNATVSRIKDFIYDQFYFNIKPFTSMSKITYDFINENIAKCKHEIYQIQNRRFNHLPNYKNIVAVHNLEEKIKFAQSELDWAKYSEEKLFNSLLKSKEFKLNLVKVNIKRTQKIALSMIDSIYKLLLGHEGVEQLLTELEDIKLFIINNWIFKLLIDLINYASSKQKASNKFLKSMAAMVRFIEAYENASVSAFNFIKPFKELGIIDKAKIKLTKFNLSKSQILFIKDNMSNISNEARAEFLRVLFNIVKTNNITTIFVTDNLDFIKNKCQWVYFFNESALLEGGKVKDVFHKPIHPVVKEIIGMNSLYDIDKFQDSLYIKENIYFTDSEPAHFVYCTLHQFQEWTNITIADKNQINKVIFSDEKMSNTMIAHQYQSRFLGAEFVLSDVNKKITPEPYDANDNELTNELRMLASESTIN; this comes from the coding sequence ATGAGTAAAAAAATCTTAACTATTGAAAATATATTTATCAAAAAGGCACAAAACTCCGAACATAATAAGTGACCTTTTGCTAATATTTCAATTCCTTGATTGGAATTAAAATATAACACTTTAAATGCATTTTATATTTCAAACAATAATACGAACTTATCTTTTGAACATATTGTTTCTGAAATTTCGAGAAATCATAATGCTCAAATTACATATTTTGATCCTAACACCAAGAAATATTGAGATTTTGATAAATATTTAAAATTTAGCAAGAAAAATAAAGAAATCTTAAAGAAGGTTTCTTATTTTGATATTAATGAGATAACAAATCAAGAAGATGAAAATATTCCGCTATTTGAACTTTGACAAGATTGTCAAAATTCTGTTACTGATGTCATAAAGTTAACTAATTTAAACAACATTTATTCAAATCTAGACTATACAATGAAAAATGTCATCTTCAATAATATTAAACAACGTTCGACTAGTTTAACTAATGTAAATAATTATTTTGTTAAAACTGTAAATGGAATTGAGCAAACACTAAGATTAAAATTAAATAATCCTTCTGCTGATATTACACAAGAAATTGAAAACTTAATTTATATTTTATCTAACTATAAAATATCAGTTATGAAAGAATGCTTTGAAATATTTAAATCACTAAAAAATGAATATAGAACTTTAGAACATGGATTGCAAACTAGCAATATTAACCAACAAAAAGATTTAATTTATCAAAGTCAAATTAAACTTAAATATATGAAGATGATAAACTCAATGTCATTAGTAAAAGTAGAAAATGACATGAAGATTAAAGATTTAAATATTCAAATAAATTTCTATAAACAATATAAAGCATCTTTAATTAAATTTTCGTGCAAGTACATTTATTATCAAATATCACTCGTAAAGAAACAAATTAAAATACTTAAACAAAAAAGAAATATGGTTGATATCTTATCTGAAGAATATTTTGACCTTGCGAAGGATATTTTAATCAAGAAGCTTGAACTAAGAATTTGATCTAGAAACTTTAACTCTTTAAAATACTTAACTGAAAATGAACTTAATGAATTAAAGCAAACAATTAATTCAGAAATTAAGTTATTTATCTTAAATAATTTCACTCAAGAAAAAAACAGCTATAAAAATGCCACAGTATCTCGTATTAAAGATTTCATTTATGATCAGTTTTACTTTAATATAAAGCCGTTTACATCAATGTCAAAAATAACATATGATTTTATAAATGAAAATATAGCAAAATGTAAACACGAAATATACCAAATTCAAAATAGGAGATTTAATCATTTACCCAACTATAAAAACATAGTTGCAGTGCATAATTTAGAAGAAAAAATCAAATTTGCACAATCCGAATTAGATTGAGCCAAATATTCTGAAGAAAAGCTTTTTAATTCATTATTAAAATCTAAAGAATTTAAATTAAATTTAGTTAAAGTTAATATAAAAAGAACACAAAAAATAGCTTTATCAATGATTGATTCAATTTATAAATTATTACTAGGACACGAAGGAGTCGAACAATTATTAACGGAGCTTGAAGATATTAAGTTATTTATCATAAATAATTGAATATTTAAATTGCTAATAGATTTAATCAATTATGCTTCTTCAAAACAAAAAGCAAGCAATAAATTCTTAAAAAGCATGGCTGCTATGGTTCGTTTCATAGAAGCATATGAAAATGCTTCAGTTTCGGCATTCAACTTTATTAAGCCTTTTAAAGAATTAGGAATTATTGATAAGGCTAAGATAAAGTTAACAAAATTTAACTTATCCAAAAGTCAAATTTTGTTTATTAAAGATAATATGAGTAATATTTCAAATGAAGCTCGTGCAGAGTTTTTAAGAGTATTATTTAATATTGTGAAAACGAATAATATAACTACTATTTTTGTTACTGATAATTTGGACTTTATTAAAAATAAATGTCAATGAGTTTATTTCTTTAATGAAAGTGCCTTATTAGAAGGCGGAAAAGTCAAAGATGTTTTTCATAAACCAATACACCCTGTGGTTAAAGAAATTATCGGAATGAATTCATTATATGATATTGATAAGTTTCAAGACTCTTTATATATTAAAGAAAATATTTATTTCACAGATTCAGAACCGGCACATTTTGTTTATTGTACTTTACATCAATTCCAAGAGTGAACAAATATAACCATTGCAGATAAAAATCAAATAAATAAAGTAATTTTTAGTGATGAAAAAATGTCTAACACAATGATTGCCCATCAATATCAATCACGTTTTTTAGGAGCGGAATTCGTTTTATCAGACGTAAATAAAAAAATTACACCAGAACCATATGATGCTAATGATAATGAGCTGACAAATGAACTAAGAATGTTAGCTTCTGAATCAACTATAAATTAA
- a CDS encoding IS30 family transposase: protein MDSLNDNEINKIHKDINKLREQNITHFNIEKLAIMFKNFATHETLNDISKTMNVSAKVLKQNLKLAMWDYTAEDSYKFCSNCKNRLTTIFKVSHREWVQLKMQNVQNPVQQIHENTISKWDDIVRFWRFWSKQHRIVKRKLSKGILLSDNEKKFEPLISVTTFLDYYKEQLKDKNAFIPTPQAFLLLYELKNMLKMLISLFLFWNQKRYFKNLIEINYVARRKPKGVQSKKINFGISIHLAPLTIRNREEFGHYEMDTVILNLRAKYCILTLLERKTRMLFGILTRRDADSIKESLLKLINHHNLTILSLTIDNGSENVKLNEIREIPVIYKCDTYSSWQKEA from the coding sequence ATGGATTCACTAAATGATAACGAAATAAACAAAATCCATAAGGACATAAACAAACTCAGAGAGCAAAATATAACTCATTTCAACATCGAAAAGCTAGCTATTATGTTTAAAAATTTCGCAACACATGAAACACTGAATGATATTTCAAAAACAATGAACGTATCAGCTAAAGTTCTCAAGCAAAATTTAAAACTAGCTATGTGAGATTACACAGCAGAAGACTCATACAAATTTTGCAGTAATTGTAAAAATAGACTAACAACAATTTTTAAAGTTTCACATCGTGAATGAGTTCAGCTCAAAATGCAAAATGTTCAAAATCCAGTTCAACAAATTCATGAAAACACAATTTCAAAATGAGATGATATTGTTCGCTTCTGAAGGTTTTGAAGTAAACAACACAGAATCGTTAAGAGAAAATTATCTAAAGGTATTTTACTTTCAGATAATGAAAAGAAATTTGAACCACTAATATCAGTAACGACATTCTTGGATTACTATAAAGAACAATTGAAGGATAAAAATGCTTTTATACCTACGCCACAAGCTTTTTTATTACTTTATGAATTAAAAAATATGTTAAAGATGTTGATTTCTCTATTTTTATTTTGAAATCAAAAGAGGTATTTCAAAAATCTAATTGAGATAAACTACGTGGCAAGAAGAAAACCTAAAGGAGTGCAATCTAAGAAAATTAACTTTGGTATTTCTATTCATCTCGCACCATTAACAATTAGAAACAGAGAAGAATTTGGACATTATGAAATGGACACAGTAATTCTTAATTTAAGAGCTAAATATTGCATTCTTACCTTGCTAGAAAGAAAGACAAGAATGTTATTTGGGATATTAACTCGGCGAGATGCAGATTCAATAAAAGAATCACTTCTTAAATTGATTAATCATCACAATTTAACCATTTTATCTCTAACCATAGACAATGGTTCGGAAAATGTGAAGTTAAATGAAATAAGAGAAATTCCTGTTATTTACAAGTGCGATACATATTCATCATGACAAAAGGAAGCATAG
- the cypl gene encoding ABC transporter thiamine pyrophosphate-binding lipoprotein p37/Cypl, whose product MKKIKNGIIMGTALFALASPLLSVACKGPEQNTSGTNETIPPNQQQNKVIKIQMLTPWSVGNDETKITKLKTDIQTSMNNYLQSKNANISVDIKMVSSDDYQIISENIAKGESDLGFVSSGSLVSVNTPDNEFNANIIQTLTSRFLGDVKDANYGTDGMQLQQIAQAEQEAFNKIPWSAQWNDAENGNGWNGSSYTKFYADYNSTDSKNLVGYQRGLVAIVANDEVTQKIIQAWNNKNLAEFVSYGLGIGKPSSGSKYFLPEALMKKQFNTAQNVQLKSFADLSEKYSGKLVQAKFTEASDEKNKNIHIFFDNEASYSYTKYKDSKAYAYAINPTIRPEEKITFLTVTDPLPFNIGILSKNVNSEQISLIIQALDNLNTESIYGRNVGFFGYENSTFADFKTKLKQTLGE is encoded by the coding sequence ATGAAAAAAATTAAAAATGGAATAATAATGGGGACAGCTTTATTTGCTCTAGCATCTCCATTATTATCAGTTGCCTGCAAAGGACCTGAACAAAATACGAGTGGAACTAATGAGACTATTCCGCCAAATCAACAACAAAATAAAGTAATTAAAATTCAAATGCTTACACCATGAAGTGTTGGTAATGATGAAACAAAAATAACTAAATTAAAAACTGATATTCAAACCAGCATGAATAATTACTTACAATCTAAAAATGCTAATATATCTGTTGATATTAAAATGGTAAGCTCTGACGATTACCAAATAATTAGCGAAAATATTGCAAAAGGTGAAAGTGATTTAGGATTTGTTTCTTCAGGTAGCCTAGTTTCAGTTAATACACCCGATAATGAATTTAATGCTAATATTATTCAAACATTAACTTCTAGATTTTTAGGTGATGTAAAAGATGCAAACTATGGAACTGATGGAATGCAATTGCAACAAATTGCTCAAGCTGAACAAGAAGCGTTTAATAAAATTCCATGAAGTGCTCAATGAAATGATGCAGAAAACGGAAATGGATGAAACGGTTCTTCATATACTAAATTTTATGCAGATTATAATTCAACAGATAGCAAGAATTTAGTTGGATATCAACGTGGATTAGTTGCAATAGTAGCAAATGATGAAGTTACACAAAAAATTATTCAAGCATGAAATAATAAGAATTTAGCAGAATTTGTATCTTATGGCTTAGGAATAGGAAAACCTAGTTCAGGAAGTAAATATTTCTTACCAGAAGCTTTAATGAAAAAGCAATTTAATACAGCACAAAATGTACAGCTTAAATCATTTGCTGATTTAAGCGAAAAATATTCAGGAAAATTAGTACAAGCTAAATTTACTGAAGCTAGTGACGAAAAAAATAAAAATATACATATTTTCTTTGATAATGAGGCATCATACTCATATACAAAGTATAAAGATTCAAAAGCATATGCATATGCTATAAATCCAACAATTAGGCCAGAAGAAAAGATTACATTTTTAACTGTTACAGATCCATTACCTTTCAATATAGGGATTTTATCTAAAAATGTAAATTCAGAACAAATTAGCTTAATAATACAAGCTTTAGATAACTTAAATACAGAATCTATTTATGGTAGAAATGTCGGATTCTTTGGTTATGAAAATTCTACATTTGCCGACTTTAAAACAAAATTAAAACAAACATTAGGAGAATAA
- a CDS encoding ATP-binding cassette domain-containing protein: MLQFKNVSLSYEKKEFLKNINLTFLKGEIVGLIGKSGEGKSTILKSIFNLDILYAGAIYFNEQNISKLNKKQLKNYKNLISYIDADTLTLLNYDGYKNILFNYNGYTNLITRLFKILSKNQIDRLWSLFDYFGVTDLALTPLNMLSSGQKQRFNFISGVFNKSEILLCDEVTSNLDVTSSHKVFDYLTSLKNKKIIIAAIHDIELAMQYCDKLVAIKDGKVMQVFSKEKFSKEELLVYFDE, encoded by the coding sequence ATGCTTCAATTTAAAAATGTATCGCTTAGCTACGAGAAAAAAGAATTTTTAAAAAATATTAATTTAACCTTTTTAAAAGGCGAAATTGTGGGTCTAATCGGAAAAAGTGGCGAGGGAAAATCAACAATTTTGAAATCAATCTTTAATCTAGATATTCTGTATGCCGGAGCGATATATTTTAATGAGCAAAATATATCTAAATTAAATAAAAAACAACTGAAGAATTATAAAAATTTAATTTCGTATATTGATGCAGACACATTAACATTACTTAATTACGATGGTTATAAAAATATATTATTTAACTACAATGGTTACACTAATCTAATTACAAGACTATTTAAAATACTAAGCAAAAATCAAATAGATCGATTATGAAGCTTATTTGACTATTTTGGTGTAACTGATTTAGCATTAACCCCTTTAAATATGTTATCTAGTGGTCAAAAGCAAAGATTTAACTTTATTTCTGGGGTATTTAATAAATCTGAAATATTACTTTGTGATGAAGTAACAAGTAATTTAGATGTTACATCTTCACATAAAGTATTTGATTATTTAACATCATTAAAAAATAAAAAAATAATAATAGCAGCTATACATGACATTGAATTGGCTATGCAATATTGCGATAAATTAGTAGCAATTAAAGACGGAAAAGTAATGCAAGTATTTAGTAAGGAAAAATTCTCAAAAGAAGAATTACTAGTATATTTTGATGAATAA